One segment of Pyricularia oryzae 70-15 chromosome 3, whole genome shotgun sequence DNA contains the following:
- a CDS encoding tryptophanyl-tRNA synthetase: MPEIHLVDRTAEARDGPAATDAAAAALAGTSNTATGASQAQAQTVDPWNVSGGVDADGNIQAINYNKLVEEFGTKLIDVELLERFERVTGHKPHRFMRRGIVFSHRELDVILDRHEKKEPFFLYTGRGPSSDSMHIGHTIPFEFTKWLQDVFQVPLIIMMTDDEKYLFSEKRTIEEVQSYTKTNVRDIIAVGFDPEKTFIFSDYDFVGGAFYKNITRLSKHITYNQAKAIFGFNDSTNIGKIHFGSIQGATSFASSFPHIFGPDEKITSKIPCLIPCAIDQDPYFRMTRDVASRLKFAKPSLIHARFLDALQGPGSKMSASIETSAIFMNDTPKQILNKVNKYALSGGQVTVEEHREKGGDTNKDVPYQYLTFFLEDDQELEKIRVEYSTGKMLTGEIKKKCAEELQVYVQSFQERRAKVTDEIVAEFMRVRPLNLKWGTLTSSDAGASKATEGEAAAEGGDGKMTKNQLKKLEKQRQIEEKKKQKEAAKGAAAA; this comes from the exons ATGCCCGAAATACACCTCGTCGACCGGACCGCCGAGGCGCGCGACGGTCCGGCTGCCACGGATGCCGCCGCTGCAGCACTGGCCGGCACATCGAACACAGCCACCGGTGCCAGCCAAGCGCAAGCCCAAACAGTCGATCCCTGGAACGTGAGCGGAGGCGTCGACGCCGATGGCAACATCCAGGCCATCAACTACAACAAGCTAGTGGAGGAGTTTGGCACCAAACTTATCGATGTTGAGCTGCTTGAGAGGTTTGAGCGCGTTACCGGCCACAAGCCGCATCGCTTCATGCGTCGTGGAATTGTCTTTTCGCATCGAGAGCTGGAT GTCATCCTAGACAGGCACGAGAAGAAAGAACCATTCTTCCTCTATACTGGCAGGGGACCGAGCAG CGACTCGATGCATATTGGTCACACAATCCCCTTCGAGTTTACCAA GTGGCTTCAGGATGTCTTCCAGGTTCCATTGATCATAATGATGACAGAT GACGAG AAATACCTCTTCAGCGAGAAGAGGACCATCGAAGAGGTTCAGTCCTACACGAAAACCAACGTTCGGGATATCATCGCAGTTGGCTTTGATCCCGAAAAGACCTTTATTTTCTCGGACTACGA CTTTGTTGGAGGTGCTTTTTACAAGAACATCACCAGGTTGTCAAAACACATTACATATAACCAGGCAAAAGCCATCTTTGGGTTCAACGACAG TACCAACATTGGCAAGATTCATTTTGGAAGCATTCAGG GCGCAACGAGTTTCGCTTCGTCATTCCCCCACATCTTCGGCCCTGACGAGAAGATTACTAGCAAAATACCATGCCTGATCCCAT GTGCCATTGATCAGGACCCCTACTTCAGAATGACCCGAGATGTGGCTTCGAGGTTGA AATTTGCCAAACCTTCCCTGATCCACGCGCGATTCCTGGACGCCCTCCAAGGCCCAGGCTCAAAAATGAGTGCCAGCATTGAGACGTCAGCCATCTTCATGAACGACACACCCAAGCAGATCCTGAACAAGGTCAACAAATACGCGCTCTCGGGTGGCCAGGTCACAGTCGAGGAGCATCGCGAGAAGGGAGGTGACACCAACAAGGATGTCCCTTACCAGTATCTCACCTTCTTCCTCGAGGACGACCAGGAACTCGAGAAGATCCGTGTCGAGTACAGCACCGGCAAGATGCTGACTGGCGAGATCAAGAAGAAGTGCGCCGAGGAGCTCCAGGTATACGTCCAGTCCTTCCAAGAGCGCCGGGCAAAGGTGACGGACGAGATTGTGGCCGAGTTCATGAGGGTCAGGCCCCTGAATCTCAAGTGGGGCACCCTGACTTCATCCGACGCCGGTGCATCCAAGGCAACGGAGGGTGAAGCCGCAGCCGAGGGCGGCGATGGTAAGATGACCAAGAACCAACTAAAAAAGTTGGAGAAACAGCGCCAAAtagaggagaagaaaaagcaaaaggagGCAGCAAAGGGTGCAGCAGCTGCATGA
- a CDS encoding phosphopantothenoylcysteine decarboxylase yields the protein MVRTQQPQQQQDATAVSALSASISDGKKHLLLSASGSVATIKLPNILKALGEAHDPSRLSIRVVLTHSAEHFLAGQAEEQPTLEAIRSIPCVDAVYGDADEWGPRPWKRGEGILHIELRKWADMLVIAPLSANTLAKIANGICNNLLTSVVRAWDTDGVVEGRRKRITVCPAMNTAMWRHPITAKQIRTLEKDWGVASAQGESDGGWFEVLPPQEMKLACGDVGVGGMVDWNQIVKAIELTLDLSQDRLGQPT from the exons ATGGTCCGCACGCAGCagccacagcagcagcaggatgCCACTGCAGTCTCGGCCTTATCTGCATCAATATCAGATGGCAAAAAGCACCTGCTGCTATCCGCGTCGGGTTCCGTCGCCACCATAAAGCTTCCCAACATCCTCAAGGCTCTCGGGGAGGCCCACGATCCCTCGCGGCTCTCAATCCGCGTGGTCCTCACACATTCTGCCGAGCACTTTCTGGCCGGTCAGGCAGAGGAACAGCCTACACTGGAAGCCATCAGGTCCATTCCGTGCGTCGACGCCGTGTATGGAGACGCCGACGAGTGGGGTCCGCGGCCGtggaagaggggggaggggatTCTGCACATAGAATTACGAAAAT GGGCCGACATGTTGGTCATCGCCCCGCTGAGCGCAAACACCCTGGCCAAGATCGCAAATGGCATCTGCAACAATCTCCTGACCAGCGTCGTGCGCGCCTGGGACACGGACGGCGTCGTGGAAGGACGCAGGAAACGCATCACCGTATGCCCCGCCATGAACACGGCCATGTGGCGGCATCCCATCACGGCCAAGCAGATCCGCACGCTGGAGAAGGATTGGGGGGTTGCGAGTGCGCAAGGTGAGAGCGATGGCGGTTGGTTCGAGGTCTTGCCGCCACAGGAGATGAAACTGGCTTGTGGCGATGTTGGAGTAGGTGGGATGGTGGACTGGAACCAAATTGTAAAGGCTATAGAGTTGACGCTAGATTTGAGCCAAGACCGGCTAGGACAGCCGACTTGA
- a CDS encoding chitin synthase 3 has translation MAYNRLDDDYFDNRRPMNNRPPPHRTPSPGHPLQHGYQLDDAPYGRPGLNSASNLDIPMGPGRHTPSDQLQLHTAHSMANMSEPGYQQQPGGYRDEYSVNPEQHHDAYYNPTYTPTPNEAQTPYGEPGYEHDGRPLLPQQDSYGQYSDNPQQQQQQQGGLKRWKTVKRVPLYMGNLVLDCPVPPKLLNQFPHGERDEFTHMRYSAATCDPNDFYDEKFTLRQRLFSKPRETELFIVVTMYNEDEVLFARTMIGVFKNIEYMCKRPESKTWGKEAWKKIVVCIVSDGRAKINPRTRALLAGLGVYQEGIARQNVDDKPTTAHIYEYTTQIGMALKNDVVQLLPRQQPVQLLFCLKENNQKKINSHRWFFSAFGRVLNPNICVLLDAGTKPGGNSIYHLWKAFDLEPMCAGACGEIKAMLGTGGKNLFNPLVAAQNFEYKMSNILDKPLESAFGFISVLPGAFSAYRYIALQNDKNGQGPLEKYFAGEKLHGAGAGIFTANMYLAEDRILCFELVTKRNCHWILQYVKSATGETDVPDTATELILQRRRWLNGSFFAAIYAIAHFYQFFRSDHSFFRKIAFFIEFTFNTVNMIFAWFAIGNFFLVFKILTTSLGDETLLGTTGKILGVCFEWLYGVSLITCFVLAMGNRPAGSGPYYLAMIYFWAIIFCYLLFAAVFISVKAIMADAQRGLSVPELLKDQVVVTLILSIMSTYGIWLVASLLMFDPWHMFTSLVQYMLLSPTFTNVLNVYAFCNTHDISWGTKGDDKPDKLPSVSTKDGAGKADLPDEADLNTMYERELAVFAQKHVEEKKALTPSQLDEKQLDYYRGVRTVVVLLWMVTNFGLAAVVLSTAGLDRITPNTNAETKEQRATIYMAVVLYSVAALSGFKFIGAMWFLVVRMFRGV, from the exons ATGGCGTACAATCGTTTAG ACGACGATTACTTTGATAACCGGCGCCCAATGAACAACCGCCCGCCACCTCACCGGACGCCCTCGCCGGGCCATCCTCTCCAGCATGGTTATCAGTTGGACGATGCGCCGTACGGCAGGCCTGGGCTGAACAGTGCCAGCAACCTTGATATACCAATGGGCCCCGGGAGACATACGCCCAGCGACCAGCTTCAACTTCACACGGCA CACTCGATGGCGAACATGAGCGAGCCAGGCtatcagcagcagcctggTGGCTACAGGGATGAGTACTCGGTCAATCCCGAGCAGCACCATGATGCATACTACAATCCGACATATACTCCTACGCCAAACGAAGCTCAGACTCCGTACGGCGAACCGGGTTATGAGCATGATGGGCGGCCGCTTCTCCCGCAACAGGATTCGTATGGTCAATACTCAGACAATcctcagcaacaacaacagcagcagggtGGGTTGAAGAGATGGAAGACGGTCAAGCGTGTTCCGCTCTACATGGGAAACCTGGTGCTCGACTGCCCTGTGCCCCCAAAGCTCCTCAATCAGTTTCCCCACGGAGAGCGCGACGAGTTCACGCATATGCGCTATTCTGCGGCTACTTGCGACCCCAACGATTTCTATGACGAGAAGTTCACCCTACGCCAAAGGCTATTCAGCAAACCGCGTGAAACAGAACTGTTCATTGTGGTCACCATGTACAACGAGGACGAGGTTCTTTTTGCCAGGACAATGATTGGTGTATTCAAGAACATCGAGTACATGTGCAAACGACCTGAGAGCAAGACATGGGGAAAGGAGGCATGGAAGAAGATCGTGGTCTGCATTGTTAGCGATGGTCGTGCCAAAATCAATCCCAGAACCAGGGCTCTACTAGCCGGCTTGGGTGTGTACCAAGAGGGTATTGCCAGGCAGAACGTCGACGACAAACCCACCACGGCGCATATTTACGAGTACACCACCCAAATCGGCATGGCTCTCAAGAACGATGTAGTTCAGCTCTTGCCACGCCAGCAGCCTGTGCAGCTTCTGTTCTGCCTCAAGGAGAACAACCAGAAGAAGATCAACTCTCACAGGTGGTTCTTCTCTGCATTTGGCCGCGTTCTGAACCCAAACATCTGTGTACTTCTCGACGCCGGAACCAAGCCAGGTGGCAACTCTATTTATCACCTGTGGAAAGCTTTCGACCTCGAGCCCATGTGCGCCGGAGCCTGTGGCGAGATCAAAGCCATGTTGG GTACTGGCGGCAAGAACTTGTTCAACCCCTTGGTTGCAGCACAAAATTTCGAGTACAAGATGAGCAACATCCTCGACAAGCCACTAGAGTCTGCCTTCGGATTCATCTCAGTCTTGCCCGGTGCCTTTTCGGCCTATCGCTATATTGCGCTGCAGAACGACAAGAACGGCCAGGGTCCATTGGAGAAGTATTTTGCTGGTGAGAAGCTCCACGGTGCAGGTGCAGGAATCTTCACGGCGAACATGTACCTTGCCGAGGATCGAATTCTTTGTTTCGAACTGGTGACGAAACGCAACTGTCATTGGATTCTCCAATATGTCAAGTCTGCAACTGGAGAGACGGACGTGCCAGACACAGCTACTGAGTTGATTCTTCAGCGGCGTCGTTGGCTGAACGGCTCCTTCTTTGCCGCCATCTACGCCATCGCCCACTTTTATCAGTTCTTCCGCTCCGACCACTCATTCTTCCGAAAGATCGCCTTCTTCATCGAATTCACATTCAACACGGTCAACATGATTTTTGCTTGGTTCGCTATTGGCAACTTCTTCCTGGTTTTCAAGATCCTGACTACTAGTCTGGGCGACGAAACCTTGCTAGGGACCACGGGTAAGATCCTGGGCGTCTGTTTCGAATGGCTTTACGGCGTATCCTTGATTACATGCTTCGTCTTGGCCATGGGCAACCGTCCTGCGGGATCTGGACCGTACTACTTGGCCATGATTTACTTCTGGGCCATCATCTTCTG TTACCTTCTCTTTGCTGCCGTATTCATTTCTGTCAAGGCGATAATGGCGGATGCCCAGCGCGGTCTCTCGGTTCCCGAGCTTCTTAAGGACCAGGTCGTAGTGACTCTGATTTTGTCCATTATGTCCACGTACGGCATCTGGCTGGTTGCCTCGCTCCTGATGTTCGATCCATGGCACATGTTTACCTCGTTAGTGCAGTACATGCTGCTCTCGCCGACCTTCACCAACGTGCTCAATGTTTACGCCTTTTGCAACACTCACGATATCTCCTGGGGTACCAAGGGTGACGATAAACCTGACAAGCTACCGTCAGTCAGCACCAAGGACGGAGCAGGAAAAGCTGACTTGCCCGACGAGGCGGATCTCAACACCATGTACGAACGCGAACTGGCCGTGTTTGCACAGAAACATgttgaggagaagaaggctcTTACTCCCTCACAGCTTGACGAGAAGCAATTGGACTACTACAGAGGTGTTCGAACCGTTGTCGTCCTTCTCTGGATGGTCACGAACTTTGGATTGGCTGCTGTTGTCCTCTCGACGGCCGGCCTGGACAGGATCACGCCTAACACGAACGCGGAAACCAAGGAACAGCGTGCAACCATCTACATGGCGGTGGTCTTGTACAGTGTCGCCGCATTGTCTGGGTTCAAGTTTATCGGGGCCATGTGGTTCTTGGTTGTTCGTATGTTTAGGGGCGTTTAA
- a CDS encoding peptide chain release factor 1 yields the protein MLRAPWLCRRLIRPSQWRTTLTTIKVTRRLASTEASGRIPPALLLRARNLTDEHDQLHTELEANFDSTKAKRMGEISKVADALKAWDAAQASINELTGLSKSQDEEMRELAKEELETTNNELGTLSDKIKIALTPKHPFADMPCLIEFRPGPGGMEGRLFTDALFKMYQSYCTFKGYRTKTVTYERVDGPPGADGETPLQEAILEVINPGSYDIFRGEAGMHRVQRVPATEKSGRIHTSAAAVWVLPSFPEEAGASDEGTTDVNDPNSDFYIDPTEVRVETMRARGAGGQHVNKTESAIRLTHMPTGTMVSMQDERSQQRNREAAWKVLRSRIAQKRREQREEMAQNLRSSVLSKDKITRGEKIRTYNYVQKRCTDHRSGLDIHNLPGVMMGGPELDRIIASVHEWQTARDVRLLIAEEEEAAAAAAKDTGGNREAKK from the exons ATGTTGCGAGCGCCATGGCTTTGTCGACGGTTGATCAGGCCGTCACAGTGGCGGACAACATTAACAACAATAAAAGTCACGCGACGGCTAGCTAGTACAG AGGCGAGTGGGAGAATACCGCCGGCACTCCTCCTCCGAGCGAGGAATTTGACAGACGAGCACGATCAGTTGCACACCGAACTGGAGGCCAACTTTGATAGCACCAAAGCGAAGCGCATGGGAGAAATTTCCAAGGTTGCCGATGCTCTCAAGGCCTGGGATGCGGCACAAGCAAGCATCAATGAGTTAACTGGTCTCAGCAAGTCCCAGGACGAGGAAATGCGAGAGTTGGCCAAGGAGGAGCTCGAGACAACAAACAACGAGCTTGGGACGCTTTCTGACAAGATCAAAATCGCCCTGACGCCGAAGCACCCCTTTGCCGACATGCCCTGCCTCATCGAGTTTCGGCCAGGGCCCGGCGGCATGGAAGGCCGCCTGTTCACCGACGCCCTGTTCAAGATGTATCAGAGCTACTGCACGTTCAAGGGATACAGGACCAAGACCGTGACGTACGAAAGGGTCGACGGCCCTCCCGGCGCCGATGGGGAGACCCCGCTGCAGGAGGCCATATTGGAGGTGATCAACCCCGGTTCCTACGACATATTCCGCGGCGAGGCGGGCATGCACCGCGTGCAGCGCGTTCCCGCGACTGAGAAGTCGGGCCGCATTCACACCAGTGCCGCCGCTGTGTGGGTGCTGCCGTCGTTCCCCGAGGAGGCCGGCGCCAGCGACGAGGGCACAACCGACGTCAACGACCCCAACAGCGACTTCTACATAGATCCGACCGAGGTGCGGGTCGAGACgatgcgggcacgaggtgcaGGTGGGCAGCATGTCAACAAGACCGAGTCGGCGATCCGATTGACGCACATGCCGACCGGCACGATGGTCAGCATGCAGGACGAGAGGTCGCAGCAGCGCAACCGTGAGGCGGCCTGGAAGGTGCTGCGCTCGCGCATCGCGCAGAAGAGGCGAGAGCAGCGGGAGGAGATGGCGCAGAACCTGCGCAGCAGCGTCCTGTCAAAGGACAAGATCACGAGGGGCGAAAAGATTCGGACGTACAACTATGTTCAAAAACGCTGCACCGACCACCGCAGCGGGCTCGACATCCACAATCTGCCGGGCGTCATGATGGGCGGCCCCGAGCTGGATCGAATCATTGCCAGCGTCCACGAGTGGCAGACGGCCAGGGACGTGCGCTTGCTcatcgccgaggaggaggaagctgCTGCGGCCGCGGCTAAAGACACAGGGGGCAACCGAGAGGCGAAGAagtga
- a CDS encoding actin-like protein: MAQLLHNSPIVIDNGSGTIRAGFAGEDLPKCFFPSFVGRPKHLKVLAGALEGDVFIGEKAATELRGLLKIRYPLEHGIVTDWDDMEKIWGYVYEEGLKVLSEEHPVLLTEPPLNPRANRDTAAQILFETFNVPALYTSIQAVLSLYASGRTTGIVLDSGDGVSHAVPVYEGFAITNSIQRIDVAGRDVTEHLQTLLRKSGYVFHTSAEKEVVRLIKEATSYVAHDPKKEEKEWAGAKLDPSKMMSDYTLPDGNKIKLGAERFRAPEILFDPEIIGLEYPGVHQMVINAIGKTDLDLRKSLYSNIVLSGGSTLTKGFGDRLLTEVQKLAVRDMRIKIFAPPERKYSTWIGGSILAGLSTFRKMWVSMDDWHENPDIIHTKFN, translated from the exons ATGGCGCAGCTACTGCACAACTCGCCCATAGTCATCGACAATGGCTCTGGTACCATCAGAGCGGGCTTTGCGGGTGAGGACCTGCCCAAGTGCTTCTTCCCGTCGTTCGTCGGCAGGCCAAAACACCTCAAGGTACTTGCGGGCGCCCTCGAGGGGGATGTCTTCATCGGCGAGAAGGCCGCTACAGAACTGAGGGGCCTGCTCAAGATCAGGTATCCCCTCGAGCATGGAATCGTGACGGACTGGGATGATATGGAGAAGATTTGGGGATATGTCTACGAAGAGGGCCTCAAGGTGTTGAGTGAAGAG CATCCCGTACTTCTTACCGAGCCACCGTTAAATCCGCGCGCGAACCGCGACACAGCAGCCCAGATCCTCTTCGAGACCTTCAACGTCCCCGCACTATACACATCCATCCAGGCCGTTCTATCTCTGTACGCAAGCGGTCGCACCACCGGAATTGTGCTCGACTCGGGAGACGGTGTGTCACATGCGGTGCCTGTATACGAGGGTTTCGCTATTACCAACAGCATCCAACGAATCGACGTGGCAGGCAGGGACGTGACTGAACACCTGCAGACTCTTCTGCGCAAGAGCGGTTACGTATTTCACACCAGCGCGGAGAAGGAGGTTGTCAGGTTGATCAAGGAGGCCACGAGCTACGTGGCCCATGACCCCAAGAAGGAGGAAAAGGAATGGGCTGGTGCAAAGCTGGACCCGTCAAAGATGATGAGCGACTACACGTTGCCCGACGGTAACAAAATCAAG CTCGGCGCAGAACGATTCAGGGCACCCGAGATTCTCTTTGACCCCGAGATCATTGGATTGGAATATCCAGGCGTGCATCAAATGGTGATCAATGCCATCGGAAAGACAGACCTTGATCTACGCAAGTCGCTCTACTCCAACATTGTGCTATCAGGAGGTAGCACGCTGACCAAGGGCTTTGGAGATCGACTCCTGACCGAGGTTCAGAAGCTGGCGGTGCGAGACATGAGGATAAAGATATTTGCCCCTCCAGAGAGGAAATACTCAACCTGGATTGGTGGCAGTATCTTGGCTGGATTGAGCACGTTTAGAAAG ATGTGGGTAAGCATGGACGACTGGCACGAGAACCCAGACATAATTCACACCAAGTTCAACTGA
- a CDS encoding gamma-glutamyltranspeptidase: MAFTNPSIYPPASHDIQKFASRRSVVHSTKGIVACTQPLAAKCGIDILNAGGNAADAAVAVAAGMNMTEPCSTGIGGDMFCLYYDAATKKVSALNGSGRSGAKYTLDAVRSALKLPDSDTKTEIPTKSPLAVTVPGAAAGWCDTVERFGSGKLTMADILKPAIELGEKGYPVSEITSIAWRESEKRIREASPNYSEMLKADPDAPGGCRAPKAGEIIKLPNLARTFRTLAEEGKRGFYSGRIAEELAKVCQDLGGLMELDDLKHHLETGSEPVEPLGLKFTSHGAAAADGSGGVQLWEHPPNGQGIVALMALGILQELERSGKVHKFGPEDHNTPTYLHAIIESLRLAFADASWFVTDPNVAKVPSQELISQEYLAERAKLFDPEKASTSVRHGDPSGAQFKSPALNSSDTVYFAVSDSQGNAISFINSNYNGFGTAIIPKGCGFTLQNRGSNFSLNKAHPNILTPRKRPYHTIIPGLVTNLTDGGLHSVFGVMGGFMQPQGHVQTLLSQVSCGLSPQQALDAPRICIGAGMPDEVTGEMNDDVVAIEEGMPASVIAGLQKLGHKCVLITGTERSQFGRGQIIRWTVDPVDGTGVWSAGSDPRGDGAAYPA; the protein is encoded by the exons ATGGCTTTCACCAATCCCTCGATATATCCGCCGGCGTCGCACGACATACAAAAGTTTGCGAGCCGAAGGAGCGTCGTTCACAGCACCAAGGGCATAGTCGCTTGCACGCAGCCTCTTGCAGCAAAGTGCGGCATCGACATTCTCAACGCAGGTGGCAATGCTGCCGATGCTGCCGTCGCTGTAG CGGCCGGCATGAACATGACGGAGCCGTGCTCAACGGGCATCGGCGGTGACATGTTCTGCCTATACTACGACGCCGCCACCAAGAAGGTCTCGGCGCTCAACGGGTCTGGTCGCTCCGGTGCCAAGTACACCCTCGATGCGGTCCGCAGCGCGCTCAAGCTGCCCGACTCGGACACCAAGACCGAGATTCCGACAAAGAGCCCCCTGGCTGTGACGGTGCCAGGTGCCGCGGCAGGGTGGTGCGACACGGTCGAGCGGTTCGGCAGCGGCAAACTGACCATGGCTGATATACTCAAGCCTGCGATCGAGCTGGGCGAGAAGGGGTATCCTGTTTCCGAGATAACTTCGATTGCT TGGCGAGAGTCGGAGAAGCGCATCCGTGAGGCATCTCCCAACTACAGCGAGATGCTAAAGGCGGACCCGGACGCGCCAGGCGGCTGCCGCGCTCCAAAGGCGGGCGAGATCATCAAGCTGCCCAACCTGGCGCGGACCTTCCGCACCCTGGCCGAGGAGGGCAAAAGGGGCTTCTACAGCGGCCGGATAGCCGAGGAGCTCGCCAAGGTATGCCAGGACCTCGGCGGCCTGATGGAGCTCGACGACCTCAAGCACCACCTTGAAACGGGCAGCGAGCCCGTCGAGCCCCTGGGGCTCAAGTTCACATCCCACGGCGCGGCAGCCGCGGACGGCTCGGGCGGTGTGCAGCTGTGGGAGCACCCGCCCAACGGCCAGGGCATCGTCGCCTTGATGGCGCTGGGGATCCTGCAAGAGCTCGAGCGCAGCGGCAAAGTGCACAAGTTTGGGCCCGAAGACCACAACACGCCAACGTACCTCCACGCCATCATCGAGTCCCTGCGCCTCGCCTTTGCCGACGCGTCGTGGTTCGTCACGGACCCGAACGTCGCCAAGGTCCCATCCCAGGAGCTCATCTCGCAGGAGTACCTCGCCGAGCGCGCCAAGCTCTTCGACCCCGAAAAGGCATCGACGTCGGTCCGGCACGGCGACCCGTCGGGGGCGCAGTTCAAGAGCCCCGCGCTCAACAGCAGCGACACAGTGTACTTTGCCGTGTCGGACAGCCAGGGCAACGCCATCAGCTTCATCAACTCCAACTACAACGGCTTCGGGACGGCCATCATCCCCAAGGGCTGCGGCTTCACGCTTCAGAACCGCGGGAGCAACTTCTCGCTGAACAAGGCCCATCCCAACATCCTCACGCCGCGCAAGAGACCCTACCACACCATCATTCCGGGCCTGGTGACCAACCTGACCGACGGCGGGCTGCACTCGGTCTTTGGCGTCATGGGCGGGTTCATGCAGCCGCAGGGCCACGTCCAGACGCTCCTGAGCCAGGTCAGCTGTGGTTTGTCCCCGCAGCAGGCGCTCGATGCTCCTAGGATCTGCATCGGGGCCGGGATGCCCGACGAGGTGACGGGCGAAATGAACGATGACGTTGTGGCCATCGAGGAGGGAATGCCCGCCTCGGTCATCGCGGGTCTGCAGAAGCTGGGTCACAAGTGTGTGCTCATCACGGGAACTGAGAGGTCTCAGTTCGGTCGGGGCCAGATCATCAGGTGGACTGTTGATCCGGTGGACGGAACGGGGGTGTGGTCGGCAGGGAGTGATCCTCGCGGAGATGGTGCTGCGTACCCAGCctag
- a CDS encoding homoserine kinase, which yields MQRKKMASESFIIKTPSSSANIGPGFDVIGLALSLYLELHVTIDRSKGTSSSPLNCRVTYEGDGEESGDIPLNPDANLITRVALYVLRCHGQRAFPVETHVHVKNPIPLGRGLGSSGSAVVAGVMLGKMVGKLDHLDDNRLFDFCLMIERHPDNVGASLFGGFVGTYLNPLKPEDVARTEIPLSEVLPAPAGGIDTGDTPPEPPHGIGHHIKFPWAPEIKAVAIIPNFEVATAKAREVLPAQYSRSDVTFNLQRIALLPVALGQSPPDSGLIYLAMQDKLHQPYRQTLIPGLTDIVESMTPTTQPGLLGVCLSGAGPTILALATDNFEQIAERIIAKFKTQNITCTWKLLEPAEGTQVIRQ from the exons ATGCAACGGAAGAAAATGGCGTCCGAATCTTTCATCATCAAGACGCCTAGCTCGTCCGCCAACATCGGCCCCGGGTTCGATGTCATCGGTCTCGCGCTGTCCCTCTACCTGGAGCTGCATGTCACCATTGACCGCTCCAAGGGCACCAGCTCAAGTCCCCTCAATTGTCGCGTGACGTACGAAGGCGACGGCGAGGAATCCGGAGACATTCCACTAAACCCTGATGCGAATCTCATCACCCGCGTGGCTCTCTATGTTCTACGATGCCATGGCCAACGTGCGTTCCCAGTCGAGACTCATGTGCACGTCAAGAACCCCATCCCGCTGGGAAGGGGACTTGGTTCTTCGGGATCTGCCGTTGTTGCTGGTGTGATGCTGGGTAAAATGGTCGGAAAGTTGGACCATTTAGATGACAACAGGTTGTTCGACTTTTGTTTGATGATTG AGCGACACCCTGACAATGTGGGAGCTTCACTCTTTGGCGGATTTGTTGGGACATATCTGAACCCACTGAAGCCCGAGGATGTGGCACGCACGGAGATCCCGCTCAGCGAGGTCCTTCCCGCACCTGCCGGCGGCATTGACACCGGCGATACCCCGCCGGAGCCGCCACACGGCATAGGCCATCACATCAAGTTCCCCTGGGCCCCCGAGATCAAGGCTGTGGCTATCATCCCCAACTTTGAGGTCGCAACCGCTAAGGCACGCGAGGTGCTGCCGGCACAGTATTCCAGATCCGATGTG ACCTTCAACCTGCAGAGGATAGCCCTCCTTCCTGTAGCACTCGGCCAGTCACCTCCTGATTCGGGACTCATTTACCTGGCAATGCAGGATAAGCTGCACCAGCCGTACCGCCAAACACTGATACCCGGTCTGACCGATATCGTCGAGTCGATGACGCCTACTACCCAGCCAGGACTGCTGGGAGTGTGTCTTTCGGGGGCAGGTCCAACCATACTGGCGCTGGCCACGGACAACTTTGAACAGATCGCGGAGCGCATCATTGCCAAATTCAAGACGCAAAACATCACATGTACTTGGAAGTTGCTTGAGCCAGCCGAGGGGACTCAGGTTATTCGGCAATAG
- a CDS encoding monothiol glutaredoxin-5: MISSRFMGGNILRQASRTACRAPAHSIAAPTLLRQLQAQQQRRLLTSEVRQAIDKAVASAPVVLFMKGTPETPQCGFSRASIQILSMQGVDPEKFAAYNVLEDQSLREGIKEYSEWPTIPQVYIDKEFVGGCDILVSMHQSGELGKMLAEKGVLVKGQEGEADNKSE, encoded by the exons ATGATCTCCAGCAGATTTATGGGAGGA AACATCCTCCGACAAGCCTCCAGGACAGCCTGCCGCGCACCGGCGCACTCGATCGCCGCGCCCACCCTCCTCAGACAGCTTcaggcgcagcagcagcgacggCTGCTGACGTCCGAGGTGCGCCAGGCCATCGACAAGGCGGTTGCGTCGGCGCCCGTGGTCCTCTTCATGAAGGGCACGCCCGAGACCCCCCAGTGCGGCTTCTCTCGTGCCAGCATCCAGATCCTCAGCATGCAGGGCGTCGACCCGGAAAAGTTTGCCGCCTACAATGTCCTTGAGGACCAGAGCCTGAGGGAAGGCATCAAGGAGTACTCGGAGTGGCCCACCATCCCCCAGGTCTACATCGACAAGGAGTTCGTCGGCGGCTGCGATATCCTCGTCTCGATGCACCAGAGCGGCGAGCTCGGCAAGATGTTGGCCGAGAAGGGCGTCCTTGTCAAGGGACAGGAGGGCGAGGCTGATAACAAGTCGGAGTAG